From a single Pseudopipra pipra isolate bDixPip1 chromosome 7, bDixPip1.hap1, whole genome shotgun sequence genomic region:
- the MDH1B gene encoding putative malate dehydrogenase 1B isoform X3, translated as MMLSKEMLDVAEENLQAHLEIVKEDEEIKSLIKPMQIWITSASSPICYQLIPLLANGEVFGMTTEISIHLLDTGQFKEVLCSIVMEAEDMAFPLLRSILEHTEIDEAFIEADVIIVLDDVLLNLEVQSLENYIREVSEICQVYAPLIEKNAKSEVRVISSGKTFANLKATLIMTYGPSIKPENIIAVATSWESAAKATLARKLNVSTAGVKDVIVWGNITGSNYIDLSHAKLYGYDGAIWGPANFQRPLLNVIYDREWIHSEFLSAQGSLRSRVGRCTGMLPAHAVTTVLQYWYHGSPPGEIVSVGVLSEGQFCVPEGIIFSMPVSFQNGSWEVIKELEIDGTTQEVLGRLAHELIQEKLVALKEIKEIHPYGEG; from the exons CTTATCAAGCCCATGCAGATCTGGATCACCAG TGCATCATCTCCAATCTGTTATCAACTGATCCCTCTGTTGGCAAATGGAGAAGTGTTTGGGATGACCACAGAAATCAGTATCCATTTGCTTGACACTGGTCAGTTTAAGGAAGTTCTTTGCAGTATTGTAATGGAAGCTGAAGACATGGCATTCCCACTTCTCCGCAGTATTTTGGAGCACACTGAAATAGATGAGGCTTTTATTGAAGCTGATGTTATTATTGTTCTTGATGATGTCCTCTTAAACCTTGAAGTCCAGTCCCTTGAGAACTACATCAGAGAAGTAAGTGAGATCTGTCAAGTGTATGCTCCCTTGATTGAGAAGAATGCCAAGAGTGAGGTCAGAGTAATTTCATCAGGAAAAACCTTTGCAAATCTTAAGGCGACGCTGATTATGACGTACGGCCCATCCATTAAGCCTGAGAATATCATTGCCGTTGCGACATCCTGGGAAAGTGCAGCTAAAGCCACGCTGGCCAGGAAGTTGAATGTGAGCACAGCAG GAGTTAAAGACGTGATTGTTTGGGGCAATATTACTGGCTCTAACTACATTGATTTGTCACATGCTAAACTTTATGGATATGATGGTGCTATTTGGGGCCCAGCTAATTTTCAACGTCCTTTGTTGAATGTGATTTATGATAG GGAATGGATCCATTCAGAATTTTTATCTGCACAGGGTTCACTGCGTTCCCGAGTTGGTCGTTGCACAGGAATGTTACCTGCTCACGCGGTAACCACGGTACTGCAGTACTGGTATCACGGCTCTCCTCCTGGGGAGATTGTTTCTGTGGGAGTACTTAGTGAAG GTCAGTTTTGCGTTCCTGAAGGAATTATCTTCTCTATGCCAGTGAGCTTCCAGAATGGTAGCTGGGAAGTCATAAAAGAATTAGAAATTGATGGAACGACGCAAGAAGTTCTGGGACGCTTAGCCCACGAGCTAATTCAG gAAAAGCTCGTTGCactaaaggaaataaaagaaatacatcCATATGGAGAAGGCTAA